The genomic window AGAGTTGTCCGGGTTTGTCAAGGATTTCGAGAGGAGCGCCCGGTATCTGGGCGAGTTCTGCTCCCGGGCCTTTCGGGACAGCTCGGTGCTCCACGAGACGGTGGTGAAATGTTCGGAGGGCGGGTCCGGCGGCGATTGAACGCAGACAGGCGACGTCCTAGTCGTCGTCCTTCCCGTCGGGTGCGCTGTTGCGTTCGAAGCAGTCCTTCAGGCACTGCTCGCAGTTCGAAGTCCGGGCTCCGCGAGTGCAGTACCTTGCGAACGCGTCGAACCAGTCCTTGCCCGTGCGCGGGCAGGCGTTGATGAATTCGAGGAACCGAACCAGGCGCTCCACGGCCAGGGGCGCAATGGCATGTTCGATGCGGCAGGCATTGGCTTCGGCCTCCTCGGCGCTGAGCTGGAGCGCGGTGACGAAAAACTCCTTCAGCGTGTCGTGGCGATGGATGACGTCGCGGGCGATGTCGCGCCCGGCGGTGGTCAGGGTGATGTAGCTGTAAGGACTGTAGTTGATGAGCCCCCGGGCGGCCAAAGCCTTGAGCGCCCCCGTCACCGAAGCGCGCTGAACGCTCATCTGGTCGGCGATGTCTTTCGCCCTCGCAACCCGGTTGGATTGTTCCAGGTGGAAAATGACTTCCAGGTAATCCTCCAGGCTGGCGGACAGATCATCATGGAATTCATCGTCTGGGAGCATTGAAAAAACGCCTTTCTTGATCCGGTTCCGTTAAGTTACCCGTTCGAGTGGCATGCGTCAAGGTGAGGAAGAAACCGTATCGATGAATCGCTCCGATCAGATATGCCGGACAAGACGGAATCTTCCGAACCCGTGCCCCGGACCGCACTCCCGCGCAGAGCAGGTTGCATGGGTTCCAATAGTATCAAATACCATGTTATGTGAAGCGATACAACGCGGTCAAGCCGATTGAGCGGGGGGCTCGGCACGTGCCCCGCGATTCGCGGATTGTCCTTCTTCACATGGCCACGGATACGCTTTCACTGTGTGACCGGCGCATATCCCTTTGACATGGCTGCTCAAAGTTGTTAAAAAGCGCTGCACTCCGGATGGCCGGAATTGGCCGTCCGATTACGCCTGCCCGGTCTGAAAGGAAAAATTATGCAAAGATCCGGACCAACCGCCGTGCCGGACCCCATGGCTCCCGTCTATGAAGTCCTCAAGGGAGGGGACCCGGTCGCCGCCTGTGAAAAATATGGAATCAGCCGCGAGGAACTGGATAAGAGACTGGAAGCCTACCAGGTGTCGCGCCGCCGGATGGCGCTCCAGGAGAACCTGTTTGCGGGCAAGGTCGGGCGCAACGATCCCTGTCCCTGCGGCTCGGGGAAAAAGTACAAGAAATGCTGTCTCTCAAAGCGGGAGGAAGCGCGGCGGAGTATTCCCGCCGAGCAGTTGCTGGAGATGGAACAGAGGGAAAAGGCCAGGGAGAGGCTCGAAAAAGAGATCAGGAAGGGCTTCGAGCTGCTCTTCTCCCGGGATTTCGCCAAGGCTGCCCGTTTTGCCGCGCTCCTGCTCGAATCCTATCCAGAGGATGACCGGCTGCACGATATCGTCGCCACGGTGCATCTGGCCACGGGCGACTACG from Syntrophobacter fumaroxidans MPOB includes these protein-coding regions:
- a CDS encoding metal-dependent transcriptional regulator; this translates as MLPDDEFHDDLSASLEDYLEVIFHLEQSNRVARAKDIADQMSVQRASVTGALKALAARGLINYSPYSYITLTTAGRDIARDVIHRHDTLKEFFVTALQLSAEEAEANACRIEHAIAPLAVERLVRFLEFINACPRTGKDWFDAFARYCTRGARTSNCEQCLKDCFERNSAPDGKDDD